tttcatcctctcacCTCGGGGTCaccttttccctcacctctcctttcaAGCTGCTACTctctcccctcgccctccctccgtgcctccctcgcttccacctcctcctctcaccccaaCTTTAAGAACTCGCAGTACAACCCCAGCTTTAAAGGTCCACGGCCAGGTAAAGGTGTTgcaatctcctttctctcccttagttTTCAATCCATGCAATGCAGTCTTAATACCCACCCTATTGTGCAGGTCCGGAACTGatattacacacacgcacacgcacacacacacacacacacacacacacacacacacacaaggcttagTATCCTCATGCGGACAAGCACTCCCGGTCTTCCATGCACCCAAATCCGTTTTCCGATAAAAGCGGCTTATCGGCAACGAAAtgcataagaaagaggaggagcaggaggaggaggaggaggaagaggaggaggaggaggcggcggaggagaagtgagggagggtTATCGTAGCTATAAACATAAACATCATCACAATTGCTCTTTTCTGATATTACGTTCCCGCTTGAGGCCGCAAGAAAACGTTTGTTATTTGTCGTAACGTTTGCCTGCGGGTGATGTGTGGGCGGCCCGAGGCgtcggaggtggaggaggaggaggaggagggggaaggggaaggaaggaaaaataggagtcGTTTGTTATTTGCTTTAATATTTGCCCGCTGTTCACGACGACTTTGCCTTGTTTTTCATGCTTAAGTaggtcacgaggaggaggaagcgaaggaggaggaagagtaggaggaggaggaggaggtgggctacgtgaaggaggcaggaaggagaatgaaaggctCAGAGGAATCATTTGTTATTCGTCAACAAAATGCCAGGGGGCGAAAAATGCAAAATGTCTTCAAAATaggtcaggaggagaaggaggaaaaggaggagggagagggagagtaaggaggagaaaaagtaggagaaggTAAGACGTAgagctaagaagaggaggaggaggaaaaggaggagggggaggaagagtaaggaggagaaaaggtaggaGAAAATAAGACGTAAagctaaaaagaggaagaagaggaggaggaaaagaaaaaaagctgaatGAAGAAGGTAATACGGAAGCACTTGCAGCGTCAGAGGAGGAGTCATGAATAGCGACTAATGTGGTGTGTTTGGTGCTTGCAGTGGCgccgcgggtggtggtggtgcccatcATCACGTGCATCATCGGCTTTCCCGTGCTGGTGATGCTGGTAATCTGCGGCCTCAGGTACAGGGCGCGGCGGGCTCGCATCACCGCCAAGAACGCCCACAGGTGAGGTCGCGAGTAGGTGTGTCTGGCTGGTGCTGGGAGGGATGTATGGAGTGCGTGTGCTGAGATGGTGTGTTTGTTGATTAgtctcaccactactactactactactactactactacttctgcttctgccactactactactactactactactactactactactactactactactactgctactactactactacttgtactaccTCATAGATAACTAAATAATAATCGTACCCAGTCTGTTATCGTTGACTTCCTCCCTTaacgcccctcttcccccctcagcGTGGAGTCCTCCGGGTCGGCCCTTGAACTCACCTCCGGCTCCTCCATCCTGTCCAGCCGCTGCACCAACGGTAAGTAGTATCCCCTTAAATGTGCGTCGTGCCTCTGCCCTGAAAGTGTCGTACTCGGTCATATAATACGTGGATATTGTCGTAATGTATCAGGTCAAAATATTATCGCATTACGTTATCACACTCAAAAATATTGTGCACTGTCGTCATTTATCAGAAAACTGTTGTACAATACCTGAGCCGGAGAGGCATCGTACATtctggtaaaaaaagaaaattgcccAATGAAAATGTTGCCTTGCTTCAAACAAAGGAAGATAACATGATTCTGAGAAAGTTGCGAGACAGGAGAGTTTCTAGGTCTGTAACTTTTCAGAGAtgttcaatgttttcttttcataatgcCAAGTATTTCACGTtttgaaaaataaaaacgaaactaTCTGCACCAAAATAACGATACGCTCTGCCTGGGGATAAATGGATACTGACAAAGCTACTGGTAAAAATAACGTTAATAATTTTGAAgatttgatgataatgatgatgatgatgataatgatgatgatgatatgaattTTGAAGAGTAAGGTTGAAAATATTTTAAGATTATCATACCTATCTACTGATCCTTTGTACACTTACGTATTCATGTTCCTGAAAATATTGTGAAAGAAATCAATTCACCCGGGCTCCATGAATCACCGTTTGGAATGAATATGGAAATTGGGGAGTGAGTTATGGGGGAAAGCCTCTTCATATGCTAATACGCCGCCTTTgacaagtaacacacacacacacacacacacacacacacacaccaggaacgTATAAGTTATCAGACAAAGAAATGGTATGTTCTAAAATATGAAATATGTGTAAGATTCAAGCAGAAAACGTTAAGGCAGAAAATAAGATggcagaaagaaaagataagaaggaggaggaggaggaggaggaggaggaggaggaataagaatatgATTGGGAAAATacagaagtaagaaagagaaaaagaacgagaagagatgaggtggagtgagagggaggaagggaagtaagagagacgaaaggaataaaaatgaaaaaaaaaagaaagcgtgtaaaaagataaacagaaaatgaCTCCTCGAGAAACCCTTTACATAACACAACCTCACCAAACAATGAGGCGGAGAAATCTtgggacgaaagagagagagatatcattcAACCACGAGTTCTCAAGTTTGCCTAGAGTCAGCaacttcatttttctcccttctattATATTCTTCAGAAgcagaaagcaaagagaaagaaattagagagagagctTGCCTTTCATGGATGCGCTCGGATTCTGGGGCTCTTGCAAACCCACAGACAGACCTCGGGCAAGACAAAATATGATGACCTCGATTCTGGGATACATTAGCGAGCCGGTGCTGTCTGTTGTGTCTACCTGTATTAATGTCTTTtcgtaaataataatgatagaaataTTCCTACTGTCGTCCAGGTGTAATGTTCTAGTTATCTCACCTcgcgttttctctttctcttacaggAAAAGCTCACCggctgaaaaagaggaagaaggcccTTGTGAGGTacggagatagatggatagatagatagatggatagatagataaacagatagatgaatagatagatggagatacagatggagagagatggaaagagaaatggagagagagagagagagagagagagagagagagagagagagagagagagagagagagagagagagagagagagagagtcattatatCTAAAACTTTCCTGTGTTCGCTCTTAACTCCTTCATGTGTGCACAATGGTTGAATTTATAACTTTTTATCGTGATTTGATATTTAGTGCAAACTCTGCGttgcatttacattattgattttGTTATATTCTCTGCCTGCCCCGTTTTaacactcccctcctctcctctcatctcgtcTCCTCACTTCTATatgctcttgttctctctctctcctcctaaacACTTCTTATCTATTCggctcttctccccttttctttactcatttctcctctcctctcctttcttttcttcttctcgcctttcatgttttcgttttttcttttcctttcttttctctcccatcctttccttttcttctcttctcttctctttcctcctctcttctctcttcctcccctttcctcatctctctgttctggtctcttcccctcttctcctcgtctcctcccttgccctaccctccctctcttccccttcctcactcttctcccacAGGTTCAAGCCGATGCCGGAGATAGACTTGGACACCGTCGTGGAGGAGAAGTCCGAGTTCGATGCTGAGGTGACGGCGACTGACCTGCTGACGACCCCAGAGGAGCTGATCATTCCGGAGGAGACCACGCCGCCCGCCTCCTTCAGGGCCTACAGGTATATGGGCGCCGTCAGCCAGCCGCCCCCGTCACACTCCCCCAACAAGGCGTCTCCGTTCAGGTAGAGTTTGATGATGTTTGCCTGATTATTTAAACGTGGTGTTAGGCTTCATCGACGATAATGTggttgatttgtcttttttgaGCCGTTTTTCAAAGACGTGTTAAGTTTTGGGGGGCACTTGTTACGACTGCGTTTGTAATATATCGGCTCAACTctgtgaaaacccaacacttctgaCTAACCCTCGTCCCGAAACTGGAATTAAAAGGCCAAACTAGCCACAGAACTTCATACTTACTAATAGCATGTTTAAAAAATCTTGTGGTTGTTGTCTTTGTGttcatgttttttgtgtgtgtgtgtgtctaggagAGACCAAGgggaacacaataaaaaaaatgcttgtaATTCAGTGGACCACAAAAAAGTGTAAAGTAACCCCTCAAGTTATCAAATTTTGTTTAACGGTGTTCTGATACTCCACAACGAGACTTAAGTGCAGGTTGCAGCGCTTTCCTGGAATTACAGCTATGTCGATGTGACTTGCGATTTAAGTGCAGTACGGTTGTAATTTTCTCCCTTACTCTAATCCTCTAATAAGGTCGCAGCGCTCTTATTTGTTATTTTGCTGAGCTCTTTTTTAAATCATTTGCAGCGCTCTCCTCTCCTCAGGGTGCAACGTTTTCTTGCAGCACGGTGTTCAGTACCTTTAATGACCTTTTCTCTTTAGGTCTGTGGATAACCTTTTGTATTTCCACCTCGTCTTCAGGTCTCCTCATCTGGACAATGTCGCCGAGGAGCTTGAGCTTTGCGGAGACATGATGCTGGAGGTGAGCGACGATGAGCAGCTTGATGACtttgacgaggacgaagaggatgaaCTCGATGAGGACGACCTCGATCTTGACTTGGAGGCCATCGAGGTGGAGGGCGTCTGCCTGGAGGTCGAGGAAGGAGACGATCAACTTGAAGGCAGCGATGATGGCACCCTGGGGACCTGTTTCACACTCTCGCCCAAACAGGTTGCCAAGTCTCCCACCGGCGTTCACTTGGCACTAAAAAAGCTGGACGGTGCCATAAAAAGGCGGCACTCGAGTCCTGTCAAGGTCAACTATGGCAAGAATCGAGGTCACCAGCAGCGCTCCTCAGCCAAGGTCGTCCACACGTacgcgaaggaggaggaacacacgcTAAAGCCTCCTCCACTCAAGTACAACTTCGACTACATCGACCGCGAGTTGATGCCTCGCTACTCGCCGCGTCGCTCCCACTCCGTGAAGTACACGAACAACCGGCGGGCCACGTCCTTCACGGGCAAAAAGCGTCACGGAGAATCCTTCAAACTGAGGAGTAAGAGTTTCTCCAGAAGCATTTCGCAAGTCCACGACGGCTCTGACGGGAGACTTCCAGGCCACCCGAAAAGTGCCTCCACCTCGCAGGAGTTCCACAACGGCGTGATGGAGTGCGATGTCCACGTCGTGAACGAGTATGGTGCTGAAATCAGTTCGAGCAGCTGTAGTGAGCGGTGCATGAGTGGCGCGACGAGCACCAAGAGTGTCTCGGACGCGGACACTTTCCCGAACGGCAGCGAGACTGACTGGTCGGTGGGCTCCCGGGAGTGCCACAACCCGGTGCGTGCCACGATGTCCCTGCCGGTGAGAACCTATTCGAAAGAGTCGGACAGTCCATTGAAGAGGATGTCGCAGGGCCCGAGAACAGCATGTAGTGTGGAGGGGGCGTGTAGGGTGTATAGGGCCAGCTCCCCCATGgacgagggagaagggagagagagccagTGCCAGACAGACAAGGTGGGCCAGGAAGGCGATTGTGCCCAGGACCAGCAGCCGCGTGTGGCTGGCCGGGACAGAGACGAGGAGGGGAGCACACTTGTCTGACGGCGCCGTGGCGGCACCAGGACGCGCGTGCTGTGATGGACTCAGTGGTGGTGAATGGACGAACTTTGTAACATACTGTTTGTGAAAGTTTCCAGCTTAGATTTTTCACTTGTAACCTTTTGTTTTTAGGTTATTATAAGGGAGAACACGGTGACAACATGGTGGCAGCAGCTTCGACGAAAAGCAAAAAACACATCTTCCAGTATATGTATAGTTTAAATGGTTCCTAGTTTTGTTACGAAATGGTGAAGGTAGAGCGAGATCGAGCCCGAGGACGCGGAGAGCAACCTGTCGTCTCTCCTCCGCCCTGTTGGCCCTGACGCCTGgacaaggaagcaaggaagagaccGCTTCTCCCTCTGTTGCTGCGATTttgttttgtctgtctctcttttcatgAATTGTGAATATTTTCATGGCAAAAGCTAAGGTTGGATCTCCTTttgtatgaacacacacacacacacacacacacacacacacacacacacacacacacacacacacacacacaacttataCAACCCCATTCCATAcgataccataccataccataccgtaCCATTCACATTACCATGCATGTCACCTACCAACAtcatttcccctcccccctccccccctccccccctttttgtCCCTCACCTGAGTGCGTCACACCTGTTCCGATTGAATTAGCTGCAGCGTGGCGCGTCCTTGGCCCAAGTACAGGGGCAATTAGTCACATCCGTTCATTTGGTTAAACTTTTAATTGGCCCTTTGACGTGTAACCTTTTTATAAATTCGTAATAACCCGACGTCATAATGGCACTCCTGATTGATGGGTAtaatgaggataataataatgatggtagcGGACGATCCATCATTCCTCCATCAATTAATAACGTTAATGACAGAGTGATGGTTCAGTAGGTTCTCTTGTGTACGAGTCCGGGGTGAGCAATTAGCCGCCCCCACCGCCCAtccccaccactatcatcatcggCATCAAGGTCACCACAACGTTAACAGTCACCACCTTGTCCATCACCCCCCCCATCACAGTCAAAATGATAGCCGATAAAATTGCTATCAACAGTATAAGTGTCATTATTTTTACTGCTGTTTTCAATTCCATCACACgaccaccgccatcactaccaccaccaccactgctaccgccgccaccaccaccatccctaccaccaccaccactaccgccttTGCTGTGATTATGAAACTCATCTTTTTCACTCTATACCATTTTCTTCTCGCTGTTCTTTCGAATGTTAAATCTCTTCTCTTtcacacctacccacccacccacccacacacacacacacacacacacacacgttacatgCTTAGCAACCTAGCAAGTTTTATATACACATACAGTATCGTGCTAATATAAATTAatataacgaagaaaaaatatcacaatatatatattttcactgaATAAATAAATCTTTATTCGTAAGGATGAATATAAAACAAGTCGTGTAAGTCTGTCTGAGTGTTAATGATTAATGTAAACTATCGGTCATTTCTTTGGCCTCTCTCAACATTCCTCTGgactccaccttcctttcctcgtcttttgaaatagtaggaaggaaaaggaatt
This is a stretch of genomic DNA from Eriocheir sinensis breed Jianghai 21 chromosome 10, ASM2467909v1, whole genome shotgun sequence. It encodes these proteins:
- the LOC126996424 gene encoding uncharacterized protein LOC126996424 translates to MESRVIIPPTLPTFGHATVYVYPTVAPRVVVVPIITCIIGFPVLVMLVICGLRYRARRARITAKNAHSVESSGSALELTSGSSILSSRCTNGKAHRLKKRKKALVRFKPMPEIDLDTVVEEKSEFDAEVTATDLLTTPEELIIPEETTPPASFRAYRYMGAVSQPPPSHSPNKASPFRSPHLDNVAEELELCGDMMLEVSDDEQLDDFDEDEEDELDEDDLDLDLEAIEVEGVCLEVEEGDDQLEGSDDGTLGTCFTLSPKQVAKSPTGVHLALKKLDGAIKRRHSSPVKVNYGKNRGHQQRSSAKVVHTYAKEEEHTLKPPPLKYNFDYIDRELMPRYSPRRSHSVKYTNNRRATSFTGKKRHGESFKLRSKSFSRSISQVHDGSDGRLPGHPKSASTSQEFHNGVMECDVHVVNEYGAEISSSSCSERCMSGATSTKSVSDADTFPNGSETDWSVGSRECHNPVRATMSLPVRTYSKESDSPLKRMSQGPRTACSVEGACRVYRASSPMDEGEGRESQCQTDKVGQEGDCAQDQQPRVAGRDRDEEGSTLV